GGTGATGGGCTGTTGGatcattttgagcaggagaatggtgttcctcagggcagtgttttacaCGTtaacctctttgccatagccataaacactATCACATCTGCACTAAGACATCCCATActatgctccttatttgtggatgattttgcgattttctgtttctcctccatTACTGCAACAGCAActcatcagttgcaacttacagtaaaGAGGCTGGAGAAGTGGGCTGCAAAGACTggttttacacccccccccccccccccccccccccatgggtttgtgttttttgttacttttattttattttttatttatcgtggttacatttcggtttgttgttgttttggtggctAGCATGATCAGAGTTCTTTCATTGTAATCATTGTTGTCGTATTTTTAATTACTGGACTTGCatatgtggaacaccattctcaCTTTTAAAGACTCTGTGTGGTTTGTGGGCCATATTTTTTACTCCAAACTgttgtggttaccacacctgaaggTGAGGGCCCAGAAGGCACTGAATGTTTTGAAGtgtcttagccacaggtcttggggagcagcCAGGACTCTTCTGCTTCCTTTTTGTAGAGCTTAACTCCTCATGGTGCATCAGATGTGTACGTTCCTCGCTACTCCCAATTCAAcagcataccataccataccataccataccataccataccattgcAAATCCACCTTTGAAGTGCTGCTTTACCAATCGCCCACAGGGAGCGAGGCTGTTTGGGATCTCATGAAAATGCTCATATCTGGTGTTTTAACCAAGTGCCACCCTTGCTACTGCAGAGgctcagagtaattttagatttagtgcagtacaggagagtttgcacttctgtttctgttttcaagaTGATGTTTTCTGACATAAATAAGCACAATAACCATAGCAATAGTCACAGATGGGTCTAAACGGAGGGATTCCGTAGGTGCCTCCAAAGTTCACTGtcatcatttttatctgttttctgtctttcccttagttgctctaaatttgtggaggtatgtactgtctatgcaactaaatgaaggcagtttgtttattgccatatgtgtttcgcttcttttattttggAAGCATCCTCAGTGGCCTgaaataaaagttactttttatacatacaataaacatattatGTGATAGACGTACTATGCTGCTgtattgtgaatgtatcgttcAGTGTTACTtaagatttccagcgctgttaacacgtgtgtggtcctggagatgtatttgttagtcCTCATACTCCAGCTAGCCAATATCTGGCATTCTTCCATCCACATTTGTCATTTGTCAAGTCTCATGTTTCACTTTCCAATTGgtgatcaacatgtgtgtggtGTTGGTGTGTAGTGgttgccaactgttgttgtgtgtttgttttttgtttgatgtgtgtgtgtgtgtgtgtgtgtgtgtgtgtgtgtgtgtgtgtgtgtttttgtttgtgtggttttttgttatttttattttatgttttatttatcctggttacatttcggtttgttGTTATTTTGGTGTCTAGCATGATCAGGGTGTTACtgtttatatggatttggtcatTGAGTACCTTCTTTTCCATCGCAgtggctctttgtatgtgaaagttttcttgcaatgtcaggagctttttgttgtgattattcactgtgatgactgtcatgtcacattccatgttggatggttcatgtccatgttttatcaggtgttcggCGAAGGTAGTAttgctattttcatatttccaacttcttatatgttctttatatctagttttaaacttcctgcttgtcatccccagatatactgatttacattcttggcactctaGCTGGTGTATACCTGCTCCTTGGCATTTATCTGGTTTTTCTGTCGTTTGTAGATGTGATTGGaaagtgtttcttgttctgtaagctatttgtaatccctgtttctttagtatatttgctatCTTGTATGTTGCTTTGTTTGTATGTAGGAATGTACCATTTTTTGCTGTTATTTATGTCATGAGTGTTACTGTTTTGTGTGTGCTGTAGTGTCTGTGGGGTTATGTGCTCTCTGCTTGTTTTgctttttctttagttgtgttttaattttttgattgagtTTTTGTACTATATGGGTGCTATTGTTTGTAGCTATGAATTgtactgtttgtaattctttttcttagttttctttgctgagtgggTTGTTATTTAGTCTGTGTAACGTGTGCCATGCCCACTAAATTCCTCATCTGTTCAGATTCCCTGAGTGCCGTTCAGCCTCTACAACATATGTATCCAGCTGAAAAAATACTCCAGGAGATCCAGAACTACCCTCTCCACTTACAAAGGCTAGGGAAGGAGGTGTGTTTCGGCTGGGTGCCAGAGCACATATTTACTGctgggaatggaaggaaggatgcaGCAGCAAAGGAGGTGTCATGAGCTATGATTCTCAGTTCAGTGTGTCCTCACTCTGCATGCTATCATTATGCTTTTGAGGTACAGAGTTGTGCACTGATGTGAAGATAAGtgtctggaagtgacagacaataagctccatCTAGTAAAGCCCACAACACAGCCATGGTAtggtgtacctccttccagccagGTATACAGCACAGAGTTCTCCCTACTTgtcttcacataggccacagccctatgacacatggcTACTTCCCCTGGTGAGAGGACCCTCCACTGtttattggactgtgttttattttcagactagaGGGCAGCGGCAGATTTGTAAACAGATCTGCCATCTATTTTAATTAACATTCATACGAATGTGGTGAGAGTTTTATTGTTTTGTGATTTGTCCAACTTTCAGGACATGTTCTTCATGTATTACCAGGGTGACTGGATCACCCCTGTTTTCTCTAAGTGCTCAGCCAGTTGCATTTCCTGTACCATTATTTTAGCTCCCCTTTcattttacttatgttttaatcaCATTTCTAGCACCTTTCGCCCTTTCTGCATTGTCTTAATGCTTGTGAGATAGAGTAAGTGTGGGAGTCAACATGAGTGAGATGGGTGTGAATGATTGAGTGTTTTTTTATAGGTTTCCTCCCCACTGTGAGACAACTAATTTACTCATTTTATCCATATGTGTCTAATTGTCTAATGTAAAACATGTTTGTCAGTGAAGCTATTGAGCAGTTCTGATGACTGACGACACATTGCAGGCTAATAACATCCAATGAGATAGATTCCTCCAAAGCCTTGTTACTATTAAGATACTGATATCTTGTTAGCCTTCTTGAAAACTTTTACATTTTGCTTTGTGTCTTTGGACTTCagtcttttcttttgctttccttttCCAGTTTTACCTTTTGATCACTTGTTTCTGTTCCCCCTTGTCCTCTTGGTTTCAGTAAGTTTGATCATGATTCTTGTATTGTCATGCTGTGTCACAATATTTTCCTCAGTGTTTCATTAAAGGTCACTAACTTATTATATTTTCTGTTTCAGGCATTGATCTACCATCCACTTTACTCCTGGTGGAAGAGGCGGCAAGCTTTTATCACGTTAATTTCAAACTATGTTGTAAAAATGCGCCATTATTTGATAGTGTGTGTCATTTTTATGATATTTGTCGTGATTAATGGAGGTATAGTTGTTGGTGACAAATTGGCCCATGTTCCGGTCTTACATTTATCCCAGATGCTGTACTTTATTCTGTTTGCATCATCTTTTTGTATGCCTTATTTTATAATTTTGGGAGCCTCATTCAAGAGCTGGCTGAGACAACATTATATAATTGCAGCAATATTTTTAGTTTTGTGTGCAGTAGTGGTACGCTATTACACATTTGTGCATCCTTACCTCCTGGCTGATAATAGACATTATGTTTTCTACATTTGGAAGTTATTGTATGAACGCAATCCAATGATAAAGTATTTTTTAATTCCAATTTATTTGTATGGAGGATATTGTATAACATACTTTCTTGATACACATTCATTTGCATATAAGCTGTCATACTTAATTTGTGTATTCTTAATTTTGGTACCACAAAAGCTTCTAGAATTTCGTTATTTTATTTTACCATTCTTGATATTTCGCTTGAATGTTTATCCAAAGTATCGGTGGCAGTTGTGGTTAGAGTTTTTTATGTATGCCATTATCAACTTgtcaacattttatttatttctgactcGTGAGATTCGTTGGGACGACATTGCTGAAGTTCAAAGACTTATGTGGTAAATGTGACATCTTCAAGTGAAGAAAGACTGAACTGCATTTGACTTCACCAGTTCTGTATTGTATGGTTGAAATGTACAACAGCGGCTGTTTAGAACTAGAAAATTTAATATGTTTATACTTTCAGATATTATTGCCAAACATATTTGATACATtgtaagaaaaaaaggaagaaatgtaCTATGTGGTATGCTCCTTCAGTGTAGCTATAGATGTTAAGTGTGTTGCCACTCTAGGCATTAAATGTATACTGCCTAGTCACCTGGCTGTGTTCGTGATCTCATTCTGTTTTAAGATTATTCTTTGTAGGTATATATAGGTACTTTAAGGTTAGGTAGTATCAGGCAGTGACTAGTGATTTTTAAACCAGTGATATTTGAGAATTATATGTGATATCTCTGTGAGAATTTGTAAGTGATACTGAATTACACAGTTTTGGGACCAATGTCTTTGATAGATCCTAGTGTGGTTGAGAGGACAGTATGTGTGAAGTATTCTCACATTAATAGAAGTAGTTCAACTGTGGTCTGTTAAAAATTCTGAGGTTTTCTTGACTGTTGTATGCTACACTTTTTGTGGCCTAAACTTCTCTCTCAAACTTTATATAAAGGTGTCTTTGTGTTTAAATTCATCTCTATGAGAAATAAAAACCTGAGAATGTGCAAAGGCCATCAGAGTGCATAGGGTGCGATCATTATTGATGTAATAAAAGTTCTCAGCTGCACTTGTTTGGAAAGCAGTCACTACTAGTCTTGGTATGCGAAGAGTTGCATGCAGTTATAAGTATCAGATGGTGCATCACAACCGAAGCAGTAAATTTAATTTATTGGATGTTAGCATTATTGAATTCGTTCCAAATGAACATAGGTAATGAGGTGTCAGTGGTGTATATTTGGCAAGAAAAATTTGATTACTTACAGTTATCTTTCAGTTAgtgtttttacttttctgtttttatcagtttattgccaGTAGTCATGGAGTTGTTCTGTACACTATATTACTTCATTACATGAAATAAGCTGAGTTACATAGTACCTGCTCTGTATTATGGAGTTAGTCTCActgtttcttttagtttattgTTTCTGAATTTGTGCAATGACGTATACAGTGTATGCTGATTTTGGGGAAAGCATTTTTCATCAAATATTTCCTTATATTTTGTACTTATTTCAGCAACCATAattgtttttgtacttcattttATTGGTAACCATTGTATTCTCTCCCTCAATTTCACTGTAGTTACtgccatatttattattattattattattattattattattatgtattcacCCACCACAATTTCTGTAAAATCCTTAAATATTACACCGAACTATTGATCCATCTATTACATAGGCATTTAATGTGTGGCTTGCTTTTACAGTTCCTTCCTTGTAACTCTTCACTGTTCATATTTGTTACATGTTGTGGAAGTTGCTCTGCTGTAGCAATTAGTGTTGCATTAAGATTATGCCAAGCAAATATTGTGAATTTTTAGTTCTGTAAAAGACACGTGTATTTTATCATTCTTTGTAAAACTAGCAGTTTTCTATCCAACTGCCTCACCAAAGGTTTTGAGGAAAGAAATTTTTAGTGttacaaaatttgtttaaaaacatTCTTGTTTGAGTTAATAAAGTGTTTCCTCTTTTTTATtgcattgtatttgtgtgttgttatgTAGAAAAAATAGGCTCAGAAATTTGGATACTTTTGGTGACTGTGTTGGTTTGCGATATAACAGGTGATTCTACCTGTTAAATGTTTTAGACAATTAACTGGAACTTTTGGTgctcttccctttctttcctttttttgcagAATAAGAATGATTGAAATACGTGCTATTAATTGACCTGCAATGTGATCAACATTCATTCCATCTAGTTATTAgtgattttaaaagtatttgtcatTAATAGGTCTCTTATTACTTTGAGACAAAATTTATGTACTGCGTATTATAATAATATTGAACAGACACTCTGAAAATCATTTATAACATGGAAATGTGTATAATTGTAGTAAAATATTTGGAAAGAGTGATTTTATAATTGTTTGTGGTTTTTTGTAGTAGTAAAGTGCTTCTGGTGTTCTGTGGAGCAATGCCCTTCATAGAGTTTTGGCGAAAAACTgtggaaatgaaaatttgtattgttGTCCTTGGCAGTTCTTAATGAAACTCACCATTCTTCAACCAGTTATCCATAAACATTGTTCGTCAAAAGTTAGCAGGGACCAATACCATATGTCAGTTCCTGGCACTGGATGTTCTATGTCTGCTTCTTACATTTTAAGTGATGCCTCAGGTACCTTTTAATCATTCCTGGCACACACAATGATGCCAGGCTTGGTTATGATTCTTGATAAGTAATAAGTGATGATATACTGTTTTCAACATGATACATGTGTTTGTAGAAATCTCCCCCCtcatcccactctctctctctctctctctctctctctctctctctctctctgtgctgtgtgtgtgtgtgtgtgtgtgtgtgtgtgtgtgtgtgtgtgtagacttctTACTTTAATGATACATGTGGTTGTGATTACTAGTGTTACTCATTGTTATTATAGTAATAACTCAAAGCAGTGCATATTTATGAAGATAATTCACAATTGAACTTTCCAGCTGAAGTGAattaatattttcagttatttgtcTTAATTTATGAGGCTACCACAAATTGTATTGAAAATTTCTGAAAATTCATTGGATATAAATTCACTTGGAGTTACTTTCATatttatttctgtaattatttcaTAATCTAGTGTTAATTTGTGATTTTATGTGTGCAATATTGTATTGTTGTATCTCTTGAACCCTCCTGAAAAAGTAACTAAATTTCTTGTGCAATGTACTGGACATTCCTTGACAGTAATTAAAAAGTACTGAAAGACATATTTTAgttgtactgtaaattttttatCCCCTTCCTCATGCTCTTTCTGTAGCTTACAATAGTGGAGTGGAACTCTGGTCTTCAATGCATTGTTGTCATTAATAgtatattaatttctgtttttctgaTGTAATATTGTGGTAAAAAATTTTAACTGCAGTATGTACAAGTGTGTTGCCATTCAAGTGATTGATTTCACTGGAATTATTTAGATCTGTTCGTACCAATTTCAATATATCAGTATTCTGCATTTCATTAATGAAGCGAAATAACATATATGAAGTAAGGTTCTACACGTACTACTTTAAtgcttatttttgtgtgttttgacACAAATACATATAGTGTTGTATTTTATACTATGTAGAAAAACTTATTAGGGTCCTGTTTTttagtaatcagtcttctgactgctttgatatgacccaccatgaattcctctactGTGTCAACCTTTTCCATGTCAGATTAGCACttgcctcaattatttgctggatgtatctcagaattttgaacatcttgctccattttacattgtcaaacactttttccaggtcaacaaattctatgaacgtgtcttgattttttttcagtcttgctttgaGTATCCAATAAAACTTCCGCACTGCCTGTCTggtacctttatctttcctaaggccaagctgatcatcatctaacagatcctcaattttctttttcattcttctacatattattcttGTCTCAGTAACattgatgcttgagctgttaagttgattctaTGACTTGTATGATGATTCCCGCATTTGTCTACTCTTGCTATTTTCAGTATTGCGTGGAagacatttttctgaaagtctgatggtatactgCCAGTCTCATAAATTATGCACAACAACATGAATCATTTGTTGttacttaccccaatgattttctaatttctgatggaatgttttctatctcttctgccttatttgattttaagtcttccaaagctcttctagattcttattctaatactggatcccttatctcgtcccctttgactcctgtttcttcttctatcacatcatcagataagttctcccccctcatagaggctgcAATTGTACTTTTTCCAcccatcagctctctcctctgcatttaacagtggaattcccattgcattctaaatgttaccacccttgcttttaatttcgctgaggttgttttgacttttctatatgctgagtcagtgcttcaGACAACTACTTACTTTTCAGTCTCTTCATATTtcttcatgtagccatttcatcttagcttccttgcacttcctatttatttctgcattcctgaatttcctgaccatttttttatttccttttgtcgattggctgaagcatttcttctgttgcctgtggtttcttcacagttaccttcattgtacctacgtttttctctccaacttctgtgattgcccttttttttagagatgtccattcctcttaaactgaactgagctattcattatcacagtatctatagcctcacagaacttcaagcgtatctctttttTTCCGTGAtaattccatatcccacttcttttcatgttgattattcctgactagtcTTACAcctcagcttactcttcatcattatcaaaatgTGATCTGAGTCTCTCTGCccctggatacaccttacaatccaatatctgatttcagaatctctgcctgactgatgtaatataattgaaatcttcctgtatcttcaGGCTCCATATTTAATCGTAACCATGGTTTCCAACCTTGGGCCAGGTATGCTGGAAACACAAGACTCTCCAGCATCATCATTCTCCCATTTTTTCATTTTTCCCCATGACATTCTAGTTCCTTTCCCGCCCATCGACTGTCTTGGACAGCTTTGTTATCTGTACCTCAGTCTTCATCTTTCTCTTTCCTTGAAACATGATGTTTCACTACAACCttaatgtttatattttgttttgcAGAAGGTCCTCCTCTAAGAGGTCTTTCATTTCTCCATCTATATAGTTACATCAATCCATTTCTACTTCTCGAGAACTTCCATTTTACAGGCCTGTATTCTTTTTTCACATATTTCCATTACTGTTCATGAAATGATTAACTGAATACATAGTAGGTCTTGGATATGAGAGTTTCACACTTTTGAGACACTTCTTGTTTCATAATGATCCTTATGCTTTTGACATTTCTCCCAAATTTCtatccctttcatttacctttattatttttctcccacATTCCTCAGTCAAACTACTTAAGTACTTTAAATATTCTACCTTTTGCAGCTTCCCTTCTTCACATAAACTTTAGCATCAAGTCTATCTTTGTCTTGTGTTATTACCACTTCGCTCTTTGCTGAGAATCGCCTGCTATAATGTATAGCTGTTTCTTGCCGTTCACGTATATTTTGTTATAAATTCAGCTACAAAGTTTGTAGCAAGGCAAGACTGAGGGGTTGTGAGGCACGGCATGACAGGCACGCATAATGCTAGTCTCACGAGACCTGTAGTTCGTCTTAACATATGGACTACCACTAAACAACCCATTAATACAGGCAGAGGTTTACACctgacatgtgacattttttttgtatttcttgatTGAGTTGATGCCAGTGTACAGGAAATTGGGTGCAATATCTTGTTCGATTCTTTGAACTTCGTTTTTTGGAACTTTACACTCATCAAAAGATACACTGTACTATAGTTTGCATAATGTTGGAATGCGGCCCTATTTTTAGCCGTTGTGCGCATTCTCCACCATTAACTGCTAGCAGCCAATAAGATTCAATCTCATTCCGAGCTGCTAACCCAAGTTACAAACTAGACTGCGAGAATCTCTCTCCCACATGCTGCACTGTTGCTATATTTTGCGacaatgcagtttcattcacagagcAACCAAATTATTAATTCATATGTCGATGTTACTTTCTTGTACCAGTATAGCTGTAAATGTGTATCCGTAAATGTTTGTGTGATTTCGAAATGAAGATGTCATGTAATGGCAATATATGTGAAGTTCCTCAAAAGCAACTTTAATTAAATTGTGTGTGTATGGAGTGTCGTCTTagttgtgactggattcgtgacttcctgtcagaaatatCACTGTATGAAGTAATCAACGgaaaatcgagtaaaacagaagtgatatctggcgtttacaaggaaatgttatagctgttcctctgttcctgatctaataaatgaattaggagacaatctgagcagtcctttagattgtttgcagctggTGCTGTTatataccgtcttataaagtcatctgaGATTAAAACAAGTTAGAATATGACGTAGACAAAATATATGCAcgatgagaaaagtggcaattgactctaaataatgaaaagtctgaagtcatccacatgagtactggaAGGAATCCGCTAAACTCGGTTTACTGGATAAAGCACAGAAttctaaatgctgtaaattcaactaatacttagggattacaattatgaataacttaaaatgCAGCTGTCATGTGGATAATGTTTTGCggaaagcaaaacaaagactgtgatttattggtagaacacttagaaaatgctacaggtctactaaatagactATTTACACCACACTTTTCAGCCGTCTTCTGGTGTATTGTTGTCAGGTGTGGAATCCACGGCAGATAGGATTgattgaaaaagtttaaagaaggcagCTCAATTTGTATttacgcgaaataggggagaggctgccatggatatgatacgcgaattggggtggcaatcataaaAAAAAGGCGGTTTTTGTTGTGGCAGgattttctcgtgaaatttcagttgcCAACTTTCTCTTCATAAtgtgaaaatacttttttggcacccatctacagagaggaatgatcatcataataaaataagagtaattagAGATCACACGGAAAGATTAAGGCGTTTGTGTTTCTTCCACACTGTTAGAGATGGGAATGTTAGAAGCTGTTCTATAAaggctctgccaggcatttaattgtaaatTGTGGAGTAATCAGgtacctgtagatgtagatgcttgacAAGAAGTTGAGGAGGTTTATGTCCCACATTTATAACTCCAAATGTAAATCAGaaactgatatttctatttttgaCATTTTGAAGACTTGAGAACGAACCGCAGAAGCACGTGTCAGCAAGAGAACTATATAGAGAATAGTAAACAAAGGTGTTGGAGCTGTAGAAACCTCAggaaaatttgtttttgtgttgCCTCAAAATCacaagaaacctgtaacacaaatagatggttttgacaacgatgttttaaagtgttTGAAATGCATATAAGAAGGGAATACCCAACAACGGCAAATTGGCTTCAAAGGTAGCACTTTGTCAatgcaaagaattttaaaatacactgGTTTCAAATATGTTAAGAGTTGTTAATTGAAAGAAGTGACACAGAAGCAGCATGAACCACATCTGTTATAAAGATGCACGATAGAAGAGGCTGTTATAAAGATGCACgatagaagaggaggaggaggtagttctaaggtgtattaccttgatgaaacatgggtgaatcagaatcattccatgaatatctgctggaaaatgagtgacggTACTGGCAGTGTTAAACTTCACTTAGTAAAAGTTTCTCGGATACTAATTCTGCATGCTTCTGATTTGGTTCCTGAGAGTAAGCTTGTATTTAGGTGCAAGAAAAACAGTAGTGAGTACCATTCAGACATGAATGCTGTCACTTTCAAGAAGTGATTCACTGaaaaattcttgccatacctaaCTCCGAAGTCAGTCATTGTAATTGCAGTGCCAGTTATTTAGCTGTTATGGAGAAATGACCAAGTATGAGCACCAGGAAAGGGGATATTGTGCtctggctgaaaaataaaaatactccGAACAATACAATCCAGACTCGTGATGAACTCCTGCAGCTCATTAATTAGTTAAAGTCAAGTGACAGAATGTAAAAATTTGACTTTCTTGCTTGTAGAATGTGATCACACAGCTTTGTGCATACACACATATTACTGTCAGTATAATCTAATAGAATTAATTTGCACATAGGTTACAAGCTATGTGGGGAAAATAAAGAAAACCTTCAAGATAACAGATACTGAAAGGCTTGTGCATGAAGCAGTAGACAGCATTCCTCTTCAGTGTGGGCACACTGTGTcacgctgaaaagcttcagaaataaTACTTTCACAGGGAGGTGAAGATTGATAAAAGCCTTGAACGAATCAttctaaatttacaatcagatggttCGGACATGGACTCAGGTAGCAGATGGTATTATGATGAAGACTTTGAAACAAAAGTAACGATCTTTCTTCGTTTTAAAAACCCATGCTTTAAAAACGTTTCTGTCAACATATCAATTGCATACTCTACACATGTGAAATTCCTAGCTTTTATTGAGTAGGAATATGTAGCATGAGAGATATTGAGACTATAACGTTCAAcacattgcccaaggagaagtttaGCTTTTCCCAGCCTGTTGTAGTACTTGCGAGAATGTGGCTGGATAAATTTGTCAAAAACTCCAGTATTTACACACACAAACCCCTGTCATTTTCATGGCATGAATTCGAAAATGCCTTGAAATGAAATGGAGGGTTACCTGTCGAGATGTCATTGGTTACCAATGTAACCGGTCAGCATTCTGTCTAGTTATTCACAGAAGATTGTTAATTGTTAGCTTCCTCAATGCCTGTTGACACTGAAAAATATAACAAATGCTGACAGTTTTTATGATAGTCTTGTGCGCTAGTGTTTGCTACCAGTAATTGTTTTTTTGCGCATATTGATTGACATTGAACTGCAGTAAAATGCACCTACACATACGCAttatacacattaaaaaaattatgtggaGTTGAGTCAGTTGTCAAAGAAATTTAATGATTTCAGTTTTCGTTTGAAGTTTACTTTgatatgtattacatttttacttataatgTAGTCCAAACTGAAATACATGGCAATTATTGGAACTATTTTCAATGATCTTGTCATTAGACAAttgtcgttttgagaaaaattgtatgtAACATCTTCACAAAGCTGAATCAGCTGTTCTCACCTTCCGACTTCACACAGACAATTGCTATGGAGCAGTGGACACAACCTCAAGAGTCACAAGTAAGACTTCTCTCATGTTGATGAATGAACAAAATCGGTTTTAAAATATCTTATCCCGTCATAGATTTGAGTGTATAATACGGTGTACCAAAGGCAA
This portion of the Schistocerca serialis cubense isolate TAMUIC-IGC-003099 chromosome 3, iqSchSeri2.2, whole genome shotgun sequence genome encodes:
- the LOC126470521 gene encoding putative Dol-P-Glc:Glc(2)Man(9)GlcNAc(2)-PP-Dol alpha-1,2-glucosyltransferase isoform X1 — translated: MGLWKSIINRMWNVYFVWFVFSVFTLFVFERLHKVHPIPLVDEVFHIPQARNYCDGNFLQWDPKITTLPGLYVFSVIYLKIAGLFMGQDFCDIHGLRVFNVFLCLANFILIYKLQRQISTLGRWCDGRKCLADECKWRDLATALNMSLFPVLYYFAFFYYTEQLSTFTVLLTYSLSLTEYTKESAIMGVISIFVRQTNVIWIGFILLIKLFSLLQRDMVAVGKYVNVLKDEEFFQMVTALIYHPLYSWWKRRQAFITLISNYVVKMRHYLIVCVIFMIFVVINGGIVVGDKLAHVPVLHLSQMLYFILFASSFCMPYFIILGASFKSWLRQHYIIAAIFLVLCAVVVRYYTFVHPYLLADNRHYVFYIWKLLYERNPMIKYFLIPIYLYGGYCITYFLDTHSFAYKLSYLICVFLILVPQKLLEFRYFILPFLIFRLNVYPKYRWQLWLEFFMYAIINLSTFYLFLTREIRWDDIAEVQRLMW